The region CTGCAGGTTTTAATTCCAACCAgtcaggagccacacctgattccacctgtttaatctgTTCATCTTTGCCCTCAATCGATTATCAGGCAtgactcctgcttggttggGACAAAAGCCTGCAGTCACACCAGTTTGATTGATGGCCCCTTCACTAGGGAGTCAAGTAGAAAGTGTATAATGCAGGAGTGAGGATCAATGTAGAGTAAAACACTTTTACTTTTGCAGCAGGGATGAAAAATAGTATTTCTGTCTAGTCAGACTTGCTAAGGAAAGTGAATAGCCTGTTTATCGCTGCACTACGACGTGTTAATTGGACTCAGTAGTGGGTGTCTGTTTTCACTTGAAAAGTATTTCAGTTGAAAAGTAGCTTTACAGCACAAATGAATTTCACGCCTTAAAGTACCTTCCTTAAGTTGTGTGTTCTTCACAGACTGGTGAAGAAGATTTATTGTGATAAACAGTacaaagtgtgaaaatgttaaAGTGGTGCGCTTTCACATTTGCAGCGTTTAGTCTGTTTGAATTGAATGCTGGTGCTTGGAAACGTTCGAATCCTGGTGCTTAAAGAAATTCCTTTAAGGTTCtaaaccagtggtcaccaaccctgttcctggagatctaccttcctgaagactttagctccaaccctaATCATGCCCAACTGaccatctactgtatatattgccttaagaagttcttgagcagctaaaacaggtgtgttagattttggttggagatgaaaaaTGCAGAAAGGTAGATCTCAAAGAAGAATGTTGGTGACCACCGCTGTAGGTtaaaaagctgccactgttcGACCCTTGAGCGAGGCTTTTAACCTTCAgattcagtatgtttacatggacaacaataatccgatattaacccgactAAGACGATACGCTGAGTAAGAAACTTGCatataaacagtgattattgttgaccttaatccgattaaggtcatactcgaagtaaacacaaatcgaattaagacgtgtggagtattcctgttttagtcgcattatcgacgtgcgttacagacctgtacacaccttaatcacactattaaccgcgtgtgggagttttcaacgcattttgcgacaggacacgtacacacacggcagtgctcaaccgtttgacggcaaacaagagagcacagctgcgtcccaaaccgtgtacttacctactatatagtaggcgtaGTAAATGTATTTcggttactatatagtaggtaaataaCTAGTTTaggatgcagcccacggcttcaagcagtcgtctatttgcacatatagcacgacaaataattaactgcacttgaagctttcgtgaaattaaaaatgaacactgtGTATAGtatcataacgaagacgaactgtatgtcgatacgtgaaattctggagggaacgtcggacagtgtggcgtggtgacgtaataacgtgtgccgttaatcgatctctgttctataacatgtaaaacaggaacacgtaaggaatattttaaaagcgactcatgtaaacaccttaatcagaatactgtcttatttacaataaagtcaataattagattattctgtccatgtaaatgtagtcagtgttgTATCAAGTCTGACACTGTGCCCTGATCCCAACCACCGTcagctgtccacaaacttttgaccatatagtgtatttacagTTATTAAAATGTAAGTGAATGATTCCGTCTATAACCATTTCCATCAAGTCTATTTTTACAAACACTCACTTCCACTTCCACTGCTTCATGATGCCTGCACTCTTCATAAAGGatataatgttttgtaaatgcataaaatgttaCTTTGTGTTACCATGACGCCAAATATGACTTCTTTCTATAGTTCCGTTTTCATATACCCTACATTCTAATTGGATATGCAAATGACGATGAAgccatgaatatgcaaatatgtcTATCACATCATCTGTTGACTTCTAGCAACTTTCTGATCACACTTAATATACTTTATAATGCGTCTCATTACACAAAATTTGTGAAATTAAGCACCAGGGCTTCACCTAGGTAACTATAAATGTGGATCAATCTAGAGTAGATAAAGTTGAAAGGAACTACAGTGCAAACCTGACTAATTATCTGAATGCCTTTGAAACAAAAGACATGTATAGTTGCCACTTCCTTCCTTGTCGGTTTGAGCACGTATGCTACTCAAGCAGAAAATAGCATGCACAACCACAGAACAGACTTTATTTAGAGTCAGTTCAATCACATGCTCAAAACCAAACATCCAGCACAAGAGACATCTTGTATCAGACGTCTGCTTCGGGTGAGGCTGAAAAGCAATTACAGCTCAAGTCTCACATTGCTGTCTTTAATATGCAAAATGACTTTAGTCGATTACTTACGCTCTGTTGTTCAAACGTCTGTCTTAAATGGACCCGTGGTTTCCTCAGAGCTGTCTCATAGCAACAGTGTTTTGTACTGTACCCTTGATGACCTGAGATCATTGAGAGGGTTCTTAATTATTGATTTAACAATTGGTGCTGATGAACATTTTTCCAGTCACAATTCCACtctcacacagaacacaccAATAACGCTGTACACATATCCGAAAGTCTCAGGCTATTTCACTGGGTAGCAAAAAAGGATACAAATATCTTCTATTATTTTAGAATATATTTGTAACCCTTTCTATAAACGTCATTCATATCGTGTTATTTATAATGCATTCCTAATAAGTAGTATGTTATACACAGCTATAATTAACTGTGGTCATTCATTACACTGATTAGCCATCTTTATAAGCATTATGAATTGCATTATAAGCAGTGTTCATAACACATTATCTAACTCATTCAGAAGAAACCAGGCctatatttgtatagcacatCATTAGTTTATGAGGAAATCAAGCtacactacaaaaaaatatcttgaatatagccACATTTATCTAATATATCTTAtgatgagattattataaatcaaataaaatatttatcagCCTGTTTGTAGATGCTTTAACTCATTTGCTTCtttgtagaaataaatgctaaaaatgtatttcatgcTCGAAAAAAAGCTGTCGAGAAACAAGTTTAATGATCCTATATTTGGTATATTCTATCTTATAATAAGACAAgaaaagataagataagatgggGGGGTCGACTACCCCATGgtacccccacacacaccccccccccctgcaCCCGCCATGGTTCTTCTGAATGTTGACAGTTGCACAATGTGGAAAGCTCACGGCCATTTGTGTCAAATTGTGCACACAGGACATATGTGTGTAAAGTGAGTTTGACAAGAGTTTTGCTGTAATAAAAGACAGCATCAGAGAAAAGCTGTCTTAAAAATGgacagaggggggaaaaaaaacctgttgcTGAGCATCAGAGGATGAAATTAAAGAGCCGTGCAAAGGTGGAGAAAAATGCTTCCACTGAAAGAGCAAGCACCTGATTGAAGTGAAATCTTTTGCAGCGTAatcgcatctctctctctctctctctctctctctctctctctgggtgcaAAGGATTGTGAGCAAAAAGCAAGACAGGTGCAGACTCTGCCACAGCCTGATTATCTTTTCAGCTGTGTTTGGCACAAGAGCTGTGTATAACGGCTTGTCCGGATCTGCTGTCTGCAGGAATAACAGCATGGCAAAACACCtgggaagagaagaagaaaaaaacattaataaggCACATGTGTTTCATACAGACTGacaagaaaagagaaaggaaaggtCAAGTTAGGAAAGGAAATTAGAGGaagggaaaagaaaggaagggacAGGGTAGAAAAATGAATTAAAGGAAAGGAAACTAGAAAgataaggaaaagaaaggaacgGGCAGGTTAGGAAGGGACATTGGAGGAAAGAAAGgggaaaggaaaagaaggacTAGGGTAGAAAAGGAAAGTaaaggaaacaggaaaagaaaggaaaggaaagggcaGGGTAGGAAAGGAAATTAAAGGAACATCATGGGAAcaggaaaaaggaaaggaaaccaaaggaaaggaaagaacagGAAAGAAATGGGCAGGGTAGGAAAGGAAATTAAAGGAAacatgaaaggaaaggaaaggaaaagaaaggccAGGGTAAGAAAGCAAATTAAAAGAAAGTAAAGGAAACAGgacaaaggaaaggaaaagaaaggaaaggaatgggCAGTGTAGGAAAGGAAATTAAAGGAaacatgaaaaggaagaaaaaggaagaacagATAATACATTTTTGCTTGTACACTTTGGAGCACAAATGCTGGTCCTTTTCATTCTCTTAAGTGGAGTTTGGACCTTCAATTCTGAATgacaatgtttattattattattattattattattattattattacacatccagcagttatatgttatatatgtcATTAATAAGTTCAGtgtattttgttaattaacGAATGttctattttctttattttgtgtaGTGCGGGATTTCCTGGTAATTGCCGTTCCTACAGAGGCAGCATTACGGTGTGAGCTGTATGGAGAATACTTTCTCACACCACAACACGACTCTTTACTCCTAAAGAACCACAAAACAAAGCAGGTTCTCCTCACATGGCCATATCGCTTCGTCAGGAAATTTGGTCAAGACATGGTAAGTTAGTATAGAATTTctctttcatgtttaggttTTGTTTGGGTAAAAATGGCAGAGCACTCCTTGTTAAATGTGTTCATCtctttcagtattttttttttcatgtttctgcATTGCTGGCATTTTCTACAGGAAGAAACGAGATATTCCCCTGAAATGCTCCATTTCTTTTCTTGCTCCCTAGCTGGCTTTTAATTTCGAAGCAGGTCGCAGGTGCGAGTCCGGTGAAGGCTACTTTGAGTTTGCCACGAGTCATAGTGATCGCCTCTTCACAATCATCAGCGATGCTCTCAAGAAACTTCCAAAGGCGGAAACATCCGGAACAAGACCCAAAGATCAGCAATCCCACACACCTCCGGCGCAGATAAAGCATCCGAAGAAAAAACTGACCACAAGCTTTTCGTTAAACTCCATAAACTTGAGTGATAATCCCAGCAAAGACAGCAAAGTGAAGAGCATCAAAAGCATTCCTCCTCTCTCAAGCAATGTCCAAGATCCAGTTTATGCTATGATTAGCAAATCAAACTTACACCCAAAGAGCACCAATGATTACAAGAACCAACAACTTGAGCCATTTCCTGAATTTGACACCCTCCCTGAGGACATTTTCGGTGTCATAGAAGACAAAGATCAGACGAACCCAGAGCGATTAGCCATTCATACTGAATTTAAGGACGACAAAGCTGAAGCAGTTTACTCAGAAGTGGCAAATTATGCTGATTATGTGAGCAAGAATGAGGCTGTTGACAACATAGTAGATTTCTACAAACCTCATTCGCACAATCTAACTGTGTGCTCTGACCTCAACGACTCTCAAGCTGTAGGTTTCAACAAGAACTATAAGAACCAACAATCTGGTCCACCATCTAATTTTCTGAAGCTTTCTAAGGACATACCCTGCATGAAGGAAGAAGAGCAGCTGGATATGTCTATGGAGCGATTAGCTATCCAGCGTACACCTAATGTCCATGGAGCTGAAATATACTCAGAAGTAACgaattattatgatgattatggGGACAATAAGGAGTCTGTGGACAATGTAGAAGATCAAGATTATATCTACCCACCTTGTGCATCTGATACACACTTCCAAATGGACCCCTCCAACCTTGAGGACTCTCAAGATGAGGGATTTTGGACCTACGATAATTTACCCAAAAGGTTATAGTATACTCTgcgattgtttttttgttggctCTTATTTATTCAAAAAAGTGATAGAACTGCCCCTCTCAGCATAAGAGATCCACTGAACCCCCTTACTGTAAGGGAGTGAGGACAACAGAAGAAC is a window of Ictalurus furcatus strain D&B chromosome 16, Billie_1.0, whole genome shotgun sequence DNA encoding:
- the LOC128620666 gene encoding docking protein 2 is translated as MMEGDVRKKGMLYQQQQRFGKKWKKVWAEAVADSTHSVSRLEFFEFSKSSMKDSKKRAEGRKVIVMRDCVKITEGEAEGCPKECSTFLLETADKTHMFAAPTSELQSWIVELCKLAFPLNQTECRSQKQDHHQPIEMEENTLYGTSESVRDFLVIAVPTEAALRCELYGEYFLTPQHDSLLLKNHKTKQVLLTWPYRFVRKFGQDMLAFNFEAGRRCESGEGYFEFATSHSDRLFTIISDALKKLPKAETSGTRPKDQQSHTPPAQIKHPKKKLTTSFSLNSINLSDNPSKDSKVKSIKSIPPLSSNVQDPVYAMISKSNLHPKSTNDYKNQQLEPFPEFDTLPEDIFGVIEDKDQTNPERLAIHTEFKDDKAEAVYSEVANYADYVSKNEAVDNIVDFYKPHSHNLTVCSDLNDSQAVGFNKNYKNQQSGPPSNFLKLSKDIPCMKEEEQLDMSMERLAIQRTPNVHGAEIYSEVTNYYDDYGDNKESVDNVEDQDYIYPPCASDTHFQMDPSNLEDSQDEGFWTYDNLPKRL